The following are encoded together in the Capsulimonas corticalis genome:
- a CDS encoding Uma2 family endonuclease codes for MASLPKTYYTPEQYLEMERRADYKSEYIDGQFHPMPLANEAHNVINVNLAAEIGTQLCGKDARVYISNMRVRVGVHTAFLYPDVVAVCGDRQFDDMQKDTLINPTIIIEVLSPETELKDRGEKFAHYQRLPSLTDYVLISQDKMRIEHYVRQDENHWLLSVITQTQDNLTLQSIDCVLTPAAIYENIEFADSPLP; via the coding sequence ATGGCTTCACTCCCCAAAACTTACTACACTCCCGAGCAGTATCTGGAGATGGAACGCCGCGCGGATTACAAAAGCGAGTACATCGACGGACAGTTTCATCCTATGCCTCTCGCCAACGAAGCGCATAACGTGATTAACGTCAATCTGGCTGCGGAAATCGGAACGCAGCTGTGCGGCAAAGACGCCCGCGTCTACATCAGCAACATGCGAGTCCGGGTTGGCGTGCACACCGCCTTCCTCTATCCAGACGTTGTGGCGGTCTGCGGCGACCGTCAGTTCGATGACATGCAAAAAGACACGCTCATCAATCCCACCATCATCATTGAAGTCCTCTCGCCTGAGACAGAGCTTAAAGACCGAGGCGAGAAGTTCGCGCACTACCAGAGGTTGCCCTCGCTGACGGATTATGTGCTGATCTCACAAGACAAAATGCGGATCGAACATTATGTTCGTCAGGATGAAAACCACTGGCTGCTTTCTGTCATCACCCAGACGCAGGATAACCTCACACTACAGTCCATCGACTGCGTACTGACACCTGCCGCGATCTATGAGAACATTGAATTTGCAGATTCACCATTACCTTAA
- a CDS encoding type II toxin-antitoxin system RelE/ParE family toxin, with translation MAERRPRPQSVATFTLSVAADLDFSATYTYTEQVWDVDHAERYAHFLKTQMLDIAQHPEKGRPVADRPGLRSYVLRWKRSKHGHRIVYEETPNGIFILRILHTAMNWPDDL, from the coding sequence ATGGCGGAACGCCGACCCAGACCTCAATCCGTAGCCACATTTACCCTCAGTGTCGCCGCCGATCTCGACTTCTCCGCCACATATACCTATACCGAACAGGTGTGGGATGTGGATCATGCAGAGCGATACGCTCATTTCCTTAAAACTCAAATGCTGGACATCGCGCAGCATCCTGAAAAGGGACGCCCCGTCGCCGATAGGCCCGGGCTGCGTAGCTATGTTCTGCGGTGGAAGCGCTCCAAACACGGTCATCGCATCGTTTACGAAGAAACTCCGAACGGCATTTTCATCCTGCGTATTCTTCATACCGCGATGAATTGGCCGGACGATTTGTAA
- a CDS encoding RICIN domain-containing protein, producing MKHLLWKQAAGALSAAAFTVGLLAGGAALPNAASAATSGVFGGGPFYNNATNNINEIKNSGFKEVIVWNIQVHSNGDLNFNGEFPLCSNGSYVGGSTHPDFAGNMASLKQGTVQRITFSVGSSNVGDFQDVRDLINSQGTGSGSILYRNFQALKNAIPSLDCIDLDDENCYDQSTMTQFCVMLGNLGYVVALDPYTNGSFWTTVASQVNSQRGGTIDSVHLQCYSGGGGNNPCSWNFGGIPVYPGVDSGANSPSSVQTLMTNWKNQCGISGGWMWLYDGFIGNAAAYASAINNGIGASTIPNGDYEIVATTTGNALDCYGYGTGNGTVIQLWPYAGTTNQKWQINSLNNGYYSIKTINPDGTIGRSLDCTGASANDGTYIELWDWNGGPWQQWAITPTSGGAYKISTAGTKSDGSHDVLDGQGCSGANNTRILLWSWGGGGCQQQWKFIPR from the coding sequence ATGAAACATTTGCTTTGGAAGCAGGCGGCCGGCGCGCTGTCGGCGGCGGCTTTTACTGTTGGTCTTCTGGCGGGCGGCGCGGCCCTGCCGAACGCCGCGTCGGCGGCGACATCGGGCGTATTTGGCGGCGGGCCGTTTTACAACAACGCCACGAACAACATCAATGAGATCAAAAACTCGGGCTTCAAGGAAGTGATCGTGTGGAACATCCAGGTCCACAGCAACGGCGACCTGAACTTCAACGGAGAGTTTCCGCTGTGCTCGAACGGCTCGTATGTCGGCGGCTCAACCCATCCTGACTTCGCGGGTAATATGGCGAGCCTCAAGCAAGGGACAGTGCAGCGGATCACGTTCAGCGTCGGGTCGTCCAATGTCGGTGACTTTCAGGACGTGCGCGATTTGATAAATTCCCAGGGAACGGGATCGGGCAGTATTCTTTACCGAAACTTCCAGGCGCTCAAGAACGCGATCCCTTCGCTGGACTGTATCGATCTCGACGACGAGAACTGCTACGACCAGAGCACGATGACGCAGTTTTGTGTGATGCTGGGGAATCTGGGTTACGTCGTGGCGCTCGATCCCTACACCAACGGCAGTTTCTGGACGACGGTCGCGTCTCAGGTCAACAGCCAGCGCGGCGGCACGATCGATAGCGTCCACCTGCAATGCTACAGCGGCGGCGGCGGCAACAACCCATGCTCGTGGAACTTTGGCGGCATCCCCGTCTATCCCGGCGTGGACAGCGGCGCCAATAGCCCCAGCAGCGTTCAAACGCTGATGACCAACTGGAAGAACCAGTGCGGGATTTCCGGCGGCTGGATGTGGCTCTACGACGGCTTCATCGGCAACGCGGCGGCGTACGCCTCGGCGATCAACAACGGCATCGGCGCATCGACCATCCCGAACGGCGACTACGAAATCGTCGCTACGACGACCGGCAACGCCCTCGACTGTTACGGCTATGGCACGGGCAACGGAACCGTCATTCAGCTCTGGCCCTACGCCGGCACGACCAATCAGAAGTGGCAGATCAACAGCCTGAACAACGGATATTACTCCATCAAAACGATCAACCCGGACGGCACGATCGGCCGCAGCCTGGACTGCACCGGCGCCAGCGCCAACGACGGAACGTACATCGAGCTGTGGGACTGGAACGGCGGCCCGTGGCAGCAGTGGGCGATCACTCCCACCTCGGGCGGGGCCTACAAGATCAGCACCGCCGGAACCAAATCCGACGGCTCGCACGACGTCCTCGACGGCCAGGGCTGCTCCGGCGCCAACAACACCCGCATCCTGCTCTGGAGCTGGGGCGGCGGCGGCTGCCAGCAGCAGTGGAAGTTCATTCCCCGGTAA
- the uvrA gene encoding excinuclease ABC subunit UvrA, with product MADCIRIQGARQNNLKDVSLDIPRDKLVVITGLSGSGKSSLAFDTIYAEGQRRYVESLSAYARQFLGQMDKPDVDHIEGLSPAVSIDQKSTSKNPRSTVGTVTEIYDYLRLLFARVGIPHDPITGKPLTKQTVEQMVDRALEIEEGVRVQIMAPVIRGRKGEYKKEIDEIRTEGFNRVRIDGTIYDLSTDEVPALERYKQHTIEIVIDRLVIKKQGLEKRLADSFETAAKWGKGQVLLDVIGGEPIEFAENFEATDSTFNFEDIEPRLFSFNSPYGACPECHGLGVKTEFDADLIIPDWTKSIDGGAIAPYVNATGGQNEWAQGLFHGVAERFGFKNDTPLDTLTEEQRQALLYGVTGSVTVTFKNRWGKNRQFTSDYSGVIGMLQKRLSETESDGVKEWLGQFQSDKPCPACRGRRLKPEALAVLMGKCDISEICALSISKAHAWFTDLKLSDRQMIIARQIVKEINTRLGFLLNVGLGYLTLDRAAATLAGGEAQRIRLASQIGSGLTGVLYILDEPSIGLHQRDNTKLIETLFHLRSLGNTIIVVEHDEETMMSADWIIDVGPGAGEHGGQIIAQGTPKQILANNKSVTGRFLSGKDKIDIPAERRKPTDKILEIKNAHGHNLQNVDVKIPLGCFVCVTGVSGSGKSTLIQETLFPRLQTTINRTRHVWEPHDAVLGIENLDKIVDIDQSPIGRTPRSNPATYTGVFDLIRELFAKTPDARMRGYKGGRFSFNVKGGRCEACKGDGIIKIEMHFLPDVYVPCEVCHGKRYNRETLEVKYKGKSISDVLEMTVGQAVVFFDAVPTITRKLRTIHDVGLDYIRMGQPATQLSGGEAQRVKLASELAKRATGKTMYILDEPTTGLHFADTKKLLEVLQRLTDTGNTVLVIEHNLDVVKTADWVIDMGPEGGDGGGKVVAEGTPEDVAQVEASHTGRYLKKVLAGESLALGYKPA from the coding sequence ATGGCCGACTGCATTCGGATCCAAGGGGCGCGTCAGAACAATCTGAAGGACGTTTCCCTCGACATTCCTCGGGACAAACTCGTTGTGATCACTGGGCTCTCCGGGTCCGGGAAGTCTTCGCTAGCATTCGATACGATCTACGCCGAAGGACAGCGGCGCTACGTGGAATCGCTGTCGGCGTACGCCCGGCAATTTTTGGGGCAGATGGACAAACCCGATGTGGACCACATCGAAGGCTTGTCCCCCGCCGTCTCCATCGACCAGAAATCTACGTCAAAAAATCCAAGATCGACCGTCGGCACCGTCACGGAGATCTACGACTACCTGCGACTCTTGTTCGCGCGCGTCGGCATCCCGCACGATCCGATCACCGGCAAGCCGCTGACCAAACAGACCGTCGAGCAGATGGTCGACCGCGCGTTGGAGATCGAAGAAGGCGTGCGCGTTCAGATCATGGCGCCCGTCATCCGAGGCCGCAAAGGCGAGTACAAGAAAGAAATCGACGAGATCCGCACCGAAGGCTTCAACCGCGTGCGTATCGATGGGACGATTTACGACCTCTCGACCGACGAAGTCCCGGCGCTGGAGCGCTACAAGCAGCACACCATCGAGATCGTCATCGACCGCCTCGTCATCAAAAAGCAGGGTCTGGAGAAGCGTCTCGCGGACTCGTTCGAGACGGCGGCGAAGTGGGGCAAAGGGCAAGTGCTGCTCGATGTCATCGGCGGCGAGCCGATTGAGTTCGCCGAGAACTTCGAGGCCACGGATTCGACCTTCAACTTTGAAGACATCGAGCCGCGACTCTTCTCGTTCAACTCTCCTTACGGCGCCTGCCCGGAGTGCCATGGCCTGGGCGTCAAGACCGAGTTCGACGCGGATTTGATCATCCCGGACTGGACAAAGAGCATCGACGGCGGCGCCATCGCCCCTTATGTCAACGCGACCGGCGGACAAAACGAGTGGGCGCAGGGGTTGTTTCACGGCGTCGCCGAACGATTCGGCTTCAAAAACGATACGCCGCTTGATACTCTGACCGAAGAACAGCGGCAGGCGCTGCTCTACGGCGTCACCGGCAGCGTCACCGTCACGTTCAAAAACCGCTGGGGCAAAAACCGCCAGTTCACGTCGGACTATTCCGGCGTCATCGGCATGCTGCAAAAGCGTCTGAGCGAGACGGAGTCCGACGGCGTCAAGGAATGGCTCGGCCAGTTCCAGTCGGACAAGCCCTGCCCGGCCTGCCGTGGCCGCCGCCTCAAGCCCGAAGCCCTCGCCGTTCTCATGGGCAAGTGCGATATCAGTGAAATCTGCGCCCTGAGCATCTCTAAAGCGCACGCCTGGTTCACGGACCTCAAGCTGTCCGACCGGCAGATGATCATCGCGCGTCAGATCGTCAAAGAAATCAACACGCGCCTGGGCTTCCTGCTGAACGTCGGCCTCGGATATTTGACGCTCGACCGCGCGGCCGCCACCCTCGCCGGCGGCGAGGCGCAGCGCATTCGCCTGGCGTCGCAGATCGGATCGGGCCTGACCGGCGTCCTCTATATCCTGGACGAACCCAGCATCGGCCTGCACCAGCGCGACAACACCAAGCTGATCGAGACCCTCTTCCATTTGAGATCGCTCGGCAACACCATCATCGTCGTCGAGCACGACGAAGAAACGATGATGAGCGCGGACTGGATCATCGACGTCGGCCCCGGCGCCGGCGAGCACGGCGGCCAGATCATCGCGCAGGGCACGCCCAAGCAGATCCTCGCGAACAATAAAAGCGTCACTGGCCGGTTCCTATCCGGCAAAGATAAGATCGACATCCCCGCCGAGCGCCGCAAGCCGACGGATAAGATCCTGGAGATCAAGAACGCGCACGGACACAACTTGCAGAACGTGGATGTCAAGATCCCGCTGGGCTGCTTCGTCTGCGTGACCGGCGTCTCGGGGTCCGGCAAATCGACGCTGATTCAAGAAACGCTCTTCCCGCGTCTCCAGACGACGATCAACCGCACGCGCCACGTCTGGGAGCCGCACGACGCCGTGCTCGGCATCGAAAACCTGGACAAGATCGTCGACATCGACCAGTCCCCCATCGGGCGCACGCCGCGCTCGAATCCGGCCACCTACACCGGAGTCTTCGACTTGATCCGAGAACTGTTCGCTAAGACGCCCGACGCCCGCATGCGCGGTTATAAAGGCGGCCGATTCTCCTTCAACGTCAAGGGCGGCCGCTGCGAGGCGTGCAAAGGCGACGGCATCATCAAGATCGAGATGCACTTCCTGCCGGACGTCTATGTCCCCTGCGAAGTCTGCCATGGCAAGCGCTACAACCGCGAAACGCTGGAAGTGAAGTACAAAGGCAAGTCGATCTCGGACGTACTGGAGATGACCGTCGGCCAGGCCGTCGTCTTCTTCGACGCCGTGCCGACGATCACCCGCAAGCTGCGCACGATCCACGATGTCGGCCTCGATTACATCCGCATGGGCCAGCCCGCCACCCAGCTCTCCGGCGGCGAAGCCCAGCGCGTCAAGCTCGCCTCCGAGCTCGCCAAGCGCGCGACCGGCAAGACGATGTACATCCTCGACGAACCGACTACCGGCCTGCACTTCGCCGACACCAAAAAGCTGCTGGAAGTCCTCCAGCGCCTCACGGACACCGGCAACACCGTCCTGGTGATCGAACACAACCTCGACGTCGTCAAAACCGCCGACTGGGTCATCGACATGGGCCCCGAAGGCGGAGACGGCGGCGGTAAAGTCGTCGCCGAAGGAACACCCGAAGACGTCGCGCAGGTAGAAGCCTCCCACACCGGCCGCTACCTCAAAAAAGTCCTCGCCGGCGAAAGCCTCGCCCTGGGATACAAACCCGCGTAA
- a CDS encoding nucleotidyl transferase AbiEii/AbiGii toxin family protein, whose amino-acid sequence MTEINRADEIKLQLTSIRKSSREYQDFQRLMVRYAMERFLYRLSISKYQDIFILKGAMLLEIYLNTSIRTTKDIDFLMFGYFDTGAVKQMITEVCEILLDDGLRFDIEGIAVTEAGADRPYPGFGVSVPARLGAASVNFAVDIAFGEAVTPRAIRVKYPSLLGYPQPEVRVYPLETIVAEKFQAMVLFGVGNRRMKDYYDLWAIAQNCELDGALLTLALSATFARRATKLPEKIPQGLTESFYANKQKKQNWQAFLKTYSLRKSLSLEAICQNVAALVMPAVEICIAGEECNLVWKSAEWRSGDDSADNFSEPENTE is encoded by the coding sequence TTGACAGAAATCAATCGCGCGGACGAGATAAAGTTACAGCTGACATCCATACGGAAATCATCTCGGGAATACCAGGATTTCCAGCGACTGATGGTGCGCTACGCGATGGAGCGATTTCTCTATCGTCTTAGTATCTCGAAGTATCAAGATATCTTCATCCTCAAAGGCGCGATGCTTTTGGAAATCTACCTCAATACGTCTATTCGAACCACGAAAGACATCGATTTTCTGATGTTCGGATATTTCGATACTGGCGCGGTTAAGCAGATGATCACCGAGGTCTGCGAGATTTTGCTTGATGACGGCCTAAGATTTGATATTGAGGGAATTGCTGTCACGGAGGCCGGAGCGGATCGCCCTTACCCGGGTTTTGGCGTGTCTGTACCGGCTAGACTGGGAGCCGCCAGCGTCAACTTTGCCGTAGATATTGCTTTTGGAGAAGCTGTAACGCCAAGAGCCATCCGCGTCAAATATCCCTCGCTATTGGGGTATCCGCAGCCAGAAGTACGAGTTTATCCGCTGGAGACGATTGTTGCGGAGAAGTTTCAGGCAATGGTGCTCTTTGGAGTCGGAAATCGACGAATGAAGGACTATTATGATCTCTGGGCAATTGCCCAGAATTGTGAATTGGACGGCGCCTTGCTGACATTGGCTCTCAGCGCGACGTTTGCGCGTCGCGCCACAAAGCTCCCAGAAAAGATCCCGCAAGGATTGACCGAAAGCTTCTATGCCAACAAGCAGAAGAAACAAAACTGGCAGGCGTTTTTGAAGACTTATAGCCTTCGGAAGAGTTTATCTCTGGAGGCAATCTGCCAAAATGTGGCGGCTTTGGTGATGCCGGCGGTGGAGATCTGTATCGCGGGTGAGGAATGTAATCTGGTGTGGAAATCCGCCGAATGGCGCTCGGGCGACGATTCGGCGGATAATTTCTCAGAGCCGGAAAACACCGAGTGA
- a CDS encoding type IV toxin-antitoxin system AbiEi family antitoxin domain-containing protein has translation MNTKRDAVLNTLRHKGIVRARDFAPLGVSPGYLNKLAAQGYIAQSGRGMYRMPDADFTENHSLVQVAAYSRDCVICLLSALQFHQLTTAMPHVVWLAIREGSFAPQVPDLVTQIVRMTAKGFEAGIEHHVLEGVDVKIYSAAKTVTDCFKFRSSVGMEIAIDALKEGLSKRRFSPADLYDFAVINRVWNVMQPYIEALS, from the coding sequence GTGAATACAAAACGCGACGCCGTTTTGAATACCTTGCGACACAAGGGAATTGTGAGGGCGCGTGACTTTGCCCCGCTCGGCGTGTCTCCCGGCTATCTGAATAAATTAGCGGCTCAGGGCTATATTGCGCAATCCGGGCGCGGCATGTACCGGATGCCTGACGCCGACTTCACGGAGAACCACAGCCTCGTACAAGTCGCCGCGTACTCTCGAGACTGCGTGATTTGTCTGCTGAGCGCTCTGCAATTCCATCAATTGACAACGGCGATGCCCCATGTCGTCTGGCTGGCGATCCGCGAAGGCTCATTCGCTCCGCAGGTTCCAGACTTGGTGACGCAAATCGTGCGCATGACCGCCAAAGGATTTGAGGCGGGTATCGAACACCATGTTTTAGAAGGAGTGGATGTCAAAATCTATAGCGCCGCCAAAACTGTTACGGATTGTTTCAAATTTCGTTCTTCGGTCGGTATGGAGATTGCTATTGATGCACTGAAAGAGGGACTGAGCAAGCGGCGATTTTCCCCGGCGGACCTATATGATTTTGCAGTGATCAACCGTGTGTGGAATGTGATGCAGCCGTACATTGAGGCTTTAAGTTGA
- a CDS encoding PP2C family protein-serine/threonine phosphatase: MNTVAPQTDRELAELSDQTSAVSDETSVSQPTPNLALLVFNILLLLGIFAADIRADERFHVSVLYNVCIALTLWSWRPAWTVAITSASIVMRIISHLDDVHKHTTDFNPFNLFVGIFVHALAGVLIWRQIVVQQRLESHLLLAGQLEKEKRQQEEALLEAERRTRYNLEHAEEQTRRHTAELAGALAEAQDAMRQAQEATLRERAARLREADARERELKAFRDLERVKNLSVALHHAVLPEVPSEIAGGRIHLGARYAPAERDSHIGGDFYDVMSLGTGDRYFGLVIGDVAGHGVEAAAQTALVTTTLRAYALEGAESPAEVMTRVARAIDAQLDSFVSLFFGVLDIETGRLVYCNAGHEPPIILTADDPGKPLALQSTGVILGIGIMEFEESQYFLRPGDAILMMTDGLTEARAEGGNLLGWDGVAAMASNRYQQTFDMQILADTLLRDVREYATRVRLTDDVALLIARFAEVD; this comes from the coding sequence ATGAACACGGTCGCCCCACAAACGGACAGGGAGCTTGCGGAACTCTCAGATCAGACCAGCGCCGTTTCGGACGAGACTTCGGTTTCGCAGCCGACGCCGAATCTCGCGCTTCTCGTCTTCAATATTCTCCTTCTGCTGGGCATCTTTGCCGCCGATATTCGCGCGGACGAGCGCTTTCACGTCAGCGTGCTTTACAATGTTTGTATCGCGCTGACGCTCTGGTCGTGGCGGCCGGCGTGGACGGTCGCGATTACGTCCGCCAGTATCGTGATGCGGATCATCTCACACCTCGACGATGTCCATAAGCACACCACGGACTTCAACCCGTTCAATTTGTTTGTCGGCATCTTCGTTCACGCCCTCGCCGGAGTGCTGATCTGGCGGCAGATCGTCGTTCAGCAGCGATTGGAGTCGCACCTGTTGCTTGCCGGGCAATTGGAGAAAGAAAAGCGACAGCAGGAAGAAGCGCTGCTGGAGGCGGAGCGGCGGACGCGATACAATCTGGAGCATGCTGAGGAGCAGACACGGCGGCATACGGCGGAGCTCGCCGGGGCGCTGGCGGAGGCCCAGGACGCCATGCGTCAGGCGCAGGAAGCGACGCTGCGCGAGCGCGCCGCGCGTCTGCGCGAGGCCGACGCGCGCGAGCGTGAGCTGAAAGCGTTTCGGGATCTGGAGCGCGTGAAGAACCTTTCGGTCGCGCTGCACCACGCCGTGCTGCCCGAGGTGCCGAGCGAGATCGCGGGGGGCCGCATTCATCTGGGAGCCCGCTACGCGCCCGCCGAGCGCGACAGCCATATCGGCGGCGACTTCTACGATGTCATGTCGCTGGGAACCGGCGACCGCTACTTCGGCCTTGTGATCGGGGATGTCGCCGGCCACGGCGTCGAGGCGGCGGCGCAGACAGCGCTCGTCACGACGACCCTGCGCGCCTACGCGCTGGAAGGCGCCGAGTCCCCCGCCGAAGTGATGACCCGCGTGGCGCGCGCGATCGACGCGCAGCTCGACTCCTTCGTCTCGCTCTTCTTCGGCGTGCTGGATATCGAGACGGGCCGTCTTGTCTACTGCAACGCCGGCCACGAGCCCCCGATTATCCTTACCGCCGACGACCCGGGCAAGCCCCTGGCGCTGCAATCCACCGGCGTGATTTTGGGGATCGGCATTATGGAGTTTGAAGAAAGCCAGTACTTCCTGAGGCCCGGCGACGCCATCCTGATGATGACTGACGGCCTGACGGAAGCCCGCGCCGAAGGCGGAAACCTGCTCGGCTGGGACGGCGTCGCCGCAATGGCCTCGAATCGCTACCAGCAAACCTTCGACATGCAGATCCTCGCCGACACCCTCCTGCGCGACGTCCGCGAATACGCCACCCGCGTCCGCCTCACCGACGACGTCGCCCTGCTCATCGCGCGGTTCGCCGAAGTGGACTAA
- a CDS encoding vanadium-dependent haloperoxidase, translating to MLPGDWRPTAPNVGVSASLYWYQYITPFALTSASQFRSGPPPALNSARYAADVNEVKALGGLVSSARTPAQTQIALFNNDAIGIHYNRLARTLVSKHADLLDTARLFALLNIALSDASEFSADAKYFYNRWRPISAINLADTAGNPAVQADPLWAPLTVTPNHPDYPSRHAAGSGAGTAILDHFFGTHKPFTDTSTSLPGVTRHYESFDDFLNENIVARIYIGVHTRSATEAGAIGGQKVGEFAIATKLRPLYGHDDAGVFNLP from the coding sequence TTGCTTCCGGGCGATTGGCGCCCGACCGCGCCCAATGTCGGCGTTTCCGCCTCGCTGTACTGGTATCAATACATCACTCCGTTTGCGCTGACCAGCGCGTCCCAGTTTCGCTCCGGTCCGCCGCCGGCGCTTAACAGCGCCCGGTATGCGGCCGACGTGAACGAAGTGAAGGCGCTGGGAGGTCTCGTGAGTTCCGCACGCACTCCGGCCCAAACCCAGATCGCACTTTTCAACAATGACGCGATTGGGATCCACTACAATCGGCTTGCGAGAACTCTCGTGTCGAAGCATGCGGACTTGCTGGACACCGCGCGCTTGTTTGCGCTGCTCAACATCGCGCTCAGCGACGCCTCGGAGTTCAGCGCGGATGCGAAGTACTTCTACAATCGGTGGCGGCCCATCTCCGCGATCAACCTCGCGGATACCGCCGGCAATCCGGCGGTTCAGGCGGATCCGCTGTGGGCTCCTCTGACGGTCACTCCGAATCACCCCGACTATCCGTCACGCCATGCGGCAGGGTCGGGAGCCGGAACGGCGATTCTGGATCACTTCTTTGGGACCCATAAACCGTTCACCGATACATCGACCAGCCTGCCCGGCGTCACTCGCCACTATGAGAGCTTCGACGACTTTCTGAACGAGAATATCGTCGCGCGAATCTACATCGGCGTCCACACGCGCTCCGCGACGGAAGCGGGCGCCATCGGCGGCCAAAAGGTCGGAGAATTCGCAATCGCCACGAAACTTCGTCCACTGTACGGCCACGACGACGCCGGGGTCTTCAACCTCCCGTAG
- a CDS encoding DUF1003 domain-containing protein yields the protein MNSQIDPVTETTDMIAAIYQKAEDGVDWHQRSVERVVATLGRPMFLYVVLGSIALWIGYNELAPREHWRLFDSPPFSWLQGCISLGGLLIAIVILISQNRQGKLAESRAQLDLQVNLLAEQKVAKLIALVEELRRDLPSVRDRRDLEAEAMASATNPEQVLAALEEKVREAAPESQGPLTAAVDALRDFQNSKK from the coding sequence GTGAACTCCCAGATCGATCCCGTGACGGAAACGACCGACATGATCGCCGCGATCTACCAAAAAGCGGAAGACGGTGTCGATTGGCATCAGCGATCGGTCGAGCGCGTGGTGGCGACCCTTGGTCGGCCGATGTTTCTCTACGTTGTCCTGGGATCGATCGCCCTCTGGATCGGCTACAACGAACTGGCGCCGCGCGAGCATTGGAGACTCTTCGACAGCCCGCCGTTTTCCTGGCTCCAGGGCTGCATTAGCCTTGGCGGCCTCCTCATCGCAATCGTCATCTTGATCAGCCAAAACCGGCAAGGAAAGCTCGCGGAAAGCCGCGCCCAGCTCGATTTGCAGGTGAACCTGCTCGCCGAACAAAAAGTCGCGAAACTGATCGCCTTGGTCGAGGAGCTGCGCCGCGACCTGCCCAGCGTGCGCGACCGCCGCGACCTGGAAGCCGAGGCCATGGCCTCGGCGACGAACCCGGAGCAGGTGCTGGCGGCGCTGGAGGAAAAGGTGCGCGAGGCCGCGCCCGAGTCTCAAGGTCCGCTCACTGCGGCCGTGGACGCCCTGCGCGATTTCCAGAATTCCAAGAAATGA
- a CDS encoding DUF1003 domain-containing protein: protein MSQHVNKNKQNTHRRSKNPLENDAVLDSVIAEDLTERNIALVAQIDKSAMARRSPTDRVVDIITAFCGSMSFVWVHLIWFGGWIFVNVTPGLGKHLHFDPYPFQLLTLVVSLEAIFLSTFILISQNRQGHLADRRNHLDLQINLLSEQENTKMLQMLEAIQDHLGIKVSDPDVAFMESEIKPDHLVDRIEKVIETNPTVQETLAGIVKNANSQK from the coding sequence ATGTCGCAGCACGTCAATAAGAATAAACAGAATACTCATCGACGCAGTAAGAATCCCCTGGAGAACGATGCGGTTCTCGATTCGGTGATTGCTGAGGATCTGACGGAGCGTAATATTGCGCTGGTCGCGCAGATCGATAAATCGGCCATGGCGAGGCGCTCCCCCACCGACCGAGTTGTCGATATCATCACGGCTTTCTGCGGCAGCATGAGCTTCGTCTGGGTGCATTTGATCTGGTTCGGGGGATGGATTTTCGTCAACGTGACGCCGGGGCTGGGCAAGCATCTGCACTTCGATCCCTACCCATTTCAGCTGCTGACGCTGGTGGTGTCGCTGGAGGCGATCTTTCTCTCCACGTTTATTCTGATCAGTCAAAACCGTCAGGGGCATCTGGCCGACCGGCGCAACCATCTGGACCTTCAAATCAACCTGCTCTCGGAGCAGGAGAATACGAAGATGCTTCAGATGCTGGAAGCGATTCAGGATCACCTGGGAATTAAAGTCAGCGATCCCGATGTCGCCTTCATGGAATCCGAGATAAAACCGGATCATCTGGTGGACCGTATCGAAAAGGTCATCGAGACGAACCCCACCGTGCAGGAGACGCTGGCCGGCATCGTCAAGAACGCGAATTCGCAGAAGTGA